Proteins found in one Magnolia sinica isolate HGM2019 chromosome 5, MsV1, whole genome shotgun sequence genomic segment:
- the LOC131246962 gene encoding pentatricopeptide repeat-containing protein At2g33680-like, producing MRSYTQSYPKLMLAATSVQTVRFATSFSFKNSNSHGLSPTFVLEKNYANLLRICAETSAISEGKSIHSRMLKTIPEPPLFLANSLANMYCKCGYVQDAHCVFDEMSQPDVISWNTMIAGYFLSGFSLLAFGCFRKMLSCGVIPDRFSFSSVLKGCISLGYFDQGLQAHCTLMKFGLSNDVFAGSGLVEFYANFHFFDEAKKVFDCLVVKDTVLINIMIGICTKNGNLKEAFVNFQLILSSSLVPTRATFVNFLGAIHGYEVLKQGLQVHCLVIKFGFESDGVVENSLVGMYSSCDSMDDAFNLLVHSGSKNVMSWTTLITGYAGHGFFQDAMDVFYWFYHESVVMDDVLLACILCVSAAAECLDLGMQIHSVAYKSGFEMNSCIRDALMDLYAKCSCMEDTMQIFQLIMGHHDVFSWTTVISGYVHNGLSTEALMSFYQMQKDGVNPDSVACISVLTGCVDLSAIDQGEQIHAYVIKFGCKSDISIQTALLSLYAEGGRLDSVLKLFGKVVRHDVISWTALISVYAKVGYNEAALAFLIKMLQEGIKPNNFTLASALTACANLTATETGKLLHTHIIKIGFEDDKFVGSALIDMYSKCASMENAVTYFEGMAKSDVVLWNALLSGYAHHGNGLEVLKALDELRNQGVRPDHITFLAVLSACSHSGLANRAVEYFISMRDEHGITPMKEHYACVVDALGRAGFFKESVEFIDGMGIEPGVVVLRTLLSSCTIHGCIPLGLAVVAKMMVFGDNNIATYVLLSNLYAIDGRWDDSKKVREVMERKCSTRKEAGKSWIESRSHMLGSLF from the coding sequence ATGCGTAGTTACACCCAATCATACCCCAAGCTTATGTTAGCAGCGACCAGCGTTCAAACGGTCAGATTTGCCACCAGTTTTAGTTTCAAAAATTCAAACAGTCATGGGTTGTCCCCCACATTCGTTTTGGAGAAGAACTACGCCAATCTGCTACGAATCTGCGCTGAAACGTCTGCAATTTCAGAGGGAAAGTCTATACATTCTCGAATGCTCAAGACCATACCCGAACCCCCTCTCTTCCTTGCCAACAGCTTGGCCAACATGTACTGCAAATGCGGATACGTCCAGGATGCCCACTGTGTGTTCGACGAAATGTCCCAACCTGATGTAATCTCTTGGAATACCATGATTGCTGGCTATTTCCTATCTGGGTTTTCATTGCTTGCTTTTGGTTGCTTCAGAAAAATGTTGTCTTGTGGTGTTATACCTGACCGATTTAGTTTCAGTAGTGTCCTTAAAGGTTGCATTAGTTTGGGATATTTCGATCAAGGATTACAAGCCCATTGCACATTAATGAAGTTTGGGCTCAGCAATGATGTCTTTGCCGGAAGTGGGCTTGTTGAGTTTTATGCTAATTTCCATTTCTTTGACGAAGCGAAGAAGGTTTTTGATTGTTTGGTGGTTAAAGACACCGTTCTGATTAACATCATGATTGGTATTTGCACTAAGAATGGGAATTTAAAGGAAGCTTTTGTGAATTTTCAGTTGATTTTGTCGTCTTCTCTAGTACCCACGAGAGCTACTTTTGTTAATTTTCTAGGTGCAATCCATGGATATGAAGTTTTGAAACAAGGACTGCAAGTTCATTGCTTAGTAATTAAATTTGGTTTTGAGAGTGATGGTGTTGTAGAGAATTCTCTTGTTGGAATGTATTCGAGTTGTGATTCCATGGATGATGCTTTCAATTTGTTGGTTCATTCGGGTAGCAAGAACGTGATGTCTTGGACGACCCTGATTACTGGATATGCTGGTCATGGATTCTTTCAAGATGCCATGGATGTTTTTTATTGGTTTTACCATGAATCAGTAGTAATGGATGATGTCCTATTAGCTTGCATTCTTTGTGTTTCCGCCGCTGCTGAGTGCTTGGATTTGGGTATGCAGATTCATTCGGTTGCTTATAAAAGCGGGTTTGAAATGAACTCATGCATTAGGGATGCTCTAATGGATTTGTATGCCAAGTGTTCATGTATGGAGGACACGATGCAGATTTTTCAGCTGAttatgggccatcatgatgtattctcGTGGACGACGGTGATTTCAGGTTATGTGCATAATGGGTTATCAACAGAAGCTCTTATGAGTTTCTACCAAATGCAAAAGGATGGTGTTAATCCAGATTCAGTTGCATGTATCAGTGTTCTTACGGGTTGCGTTGATCTGAGCGCTATTGATCAAGGTGAACAAATCCATGCTTATGTAATTAAGTTTGGATGCAAGTCTGATATTTCAATACAAACTGCCCTGCTTTCTTTATATGCTGAAGGTGGAAGATTAGATTCTGTGCTAAAACTGTTTGGGAAGGTGGTTAGGCACGATGTCATTTCGTGGACTGCTTTGATATCAGTTTATGCGAAAGTTGGGTACAATGAAGCAGCTCTTGCTTTTCTTATAAAAATGCTTCAAGAAGGAATTAAACCGAATAACTTCACGCTTGCCAGTGCACTAACAGCCTGTGCTAATCTAACTGCCACTGAAACTGGAAAATTGCTCCACACCCATATCATTAAAATTGGATTTGAAGATGATAAATTTGTAGGGAGTGCTCTCATTGACATGTATTCGAAATGCGCAAGCATGGAAAATGCAGTTACTTACTTTGAAGGGATGGCAAAGAGCGACGTAGTACTATGGAATGCACTACTTTCAGGGTATGCCCACCATGGGAATGGCTTAGAGGTGTTGAAGGCCCTTGACGAATTGCGAAATCAAGGGGTGAGGCCCGATCACATCACATTCCTTGCAGTTCTCTCGGCTTGCAGCCACAGTGGCCTTGCCAACAGGGCTGTCGAATATTTTATTTCGATGCGTGATGAGCATGGAATCACCCCAATGAAGGAGCACTATGCCTGTGTTGTGGACGCTCTCGGGCGTGCTGGGTTTTTCAAGGAATCCGTAGAGTTTATTGATGGAATGGGGATTGAACCTGGGGTGGTGGTGTTAAGGACACTTCTCAGTTCTTGCACCATTCATGGATGCATTCCGCTAGGCTTGGCTGTGGTAGCAAAGATGATGGTGTTTGGCGACAACAACATTGCAACTTATGTGTTGTTGTCGAATTTATATGCTATTGATGGGAGGTGGGATGATTCAAAGAAGGTTAGAGAAGTAATGGAGAGGAAGTGCTCAACAAGGAAGGAGGCTGGCAAAAGTTGGATTGAAAGTAGAAGCCATATGTTAGGCTCATTATTTTAA